In the genome of Chrysemys picta bellii isolate R12L10 chromosome 17, ASM1138683v2, whole genome shotgun sequence, one region contains:
- the LOC101946308 gene encoding mRNA decay activator protein ZFP36L2-A-like yields MPSDLLTPFVELDDPLCQAFLRLNVGEEPGLAARCPVGYQRAFSAGPAALSGSAEPLEDGVGASDAFWSLPGQWGWAPALPRTSLQRIPFRAERSASTIEGCREGAAAASSRYKTELCRTFEESGLCKYGAKCQFAHGAGELRGLSRHPKYKTELCRTFHTAGFCPYGSRCHFIHNAEEQRQPPRLGGRSPSFSRSASLSPSASPPAPGPCCRRHPAGEPPCLALPATVALGQDGAGGAPAAPDAFAFPGQLSLQRSSSSDSLSDQEESGGSSGSESPGLGPSGRRLPIFSRLSVSD; encoded by the exons ATGCCCTCCGATCTGCTCACCCCCTTTGTGGAGCTGGACGATCCGCTGTGCCAG GCCTTCCTGAGGTTGAACGTGGGGGAGGAGCCTGGCCTTGCGGCGAGATGCCCGGTGGGATACCAGCGCGCCTTCTCCGCCGGCCCGGCGGCACTGTCCGGCAGCGCTGAGCCCCTAGAAGATGGCGTCGGCGCCTCGGATGCCTTCTGGTCTCTCCCCGGCCAGTGGGGCTGGGCCCCGGCGCTGCCCCGCACCAGCCTCCAGCGCATCCCGTTCCGGGCGGAGCGCTCGGCCAGCACGATCGAGGGCTGCCGGGAGGGGGCGGCGGCCGCCTCGTCCCGCTACAAGACGGAGCTGTGCCGCACCTTCGAGGAGAGCGGGCTCTGCAAGTACGGGGCCAAGTGCCAGTTCGCCCACGGGGCCGGGGAGCTGCGGGGCCTGAGCCGCCACCCCAAGTACAAGACGGAGCTGTGCCGGACCTTCCACACGGCCGGCTTCTGCCCCTATGGCTCCCGCTGCCACTTCATCCACAACGCCGAGGAGCAGCGCCAGCCCCCGCGCCTGGGGGGCcgctccccctccttctcccgcagcgcCTCCCTGTCGCCCTCGGCCTCGCCGCCCGCCCCCGGGCCCTGCTGCCGCCGCCACCCCGCCGGGGAGCCCCCGTGTTTGGCCTTGCCGGCCACCGTCGCTCTGGGCCAGGACGGAGCAGGGGGGGCCCCGGCCGCCCCCGATGCCTTCGCCTTCCCCGGGCAGCTGTCTCTGCAGAGGAGCTCTTCCTCCGACTCCCTCTCGGATCAGGAGGAATCGGGAGGCAGCAGCGGGTCGGAGTCACCGGGACTGGGGCCCAGCGGGCGCCGGCTCCCCATCTTCAGTCGCTTGTCCGTCTCCGACTAG